Proteins co-encoded in one Dehalobacter sp. genomic window:
- a CDS encoding GNAT family N-acetyltransferase — protein MIRITENQIEPVAKLLTECFIDDPLTVLQIKGIIYQEEFLTKLFQIQLGVFVKTRDVYSLDDKSNSVIIGYEKKKLKMLKQIILSIQATQKIRKQVSKEDFELYANNVRSVSKAINLNWHKQFIKKNYYHINVVAVAHEERGKGKLRALITPIVENCQEKGIPIILETDNSNHIPMYEHMGFQLIKTMEDSRIGLNQYCFIKYSNT, from the coding sequence ATGATAAGGATAACTGAAAATCAAATTGAACCAGTTGCTAAGCTTCTGACAGAGTGTTTTATTGATGACCCCTTAACTGTATTACAGATAAAAGGAATAATTTATCAGGAAGAATTTCTTACAAAGCTCTTCCAGATTCAATTAGGTGTTTTTGTAAAAACAAGAGATGTTTACTCGTTAGATGATAAGTCTAATTCAGTAATAATAGGCTATGAAAAAAAGAAATTAAAAATGTTAAAGCAAATTATACTTAGTATACAGGCAACACAAAAAATAAGGAAACAAGTTAGTAAAGAGGATTTTGAATTATACGCAAATAACGTCAGATCAGTTTCAAAAGCTATTAATTTAAACTGGCATAAACAATTTATTAAAAAGAACTATTATCATATAAATGTTGTTGCTGTTGCCCATGAAGAACGGGGTAAAGGCAAATTAAGGGCATTGATTACCCCAATTGTTGAGAATTGCCAAGAAAAAGGTATTCCAATTATCTTAGAAACAGATAATTCCAATCATATTCCAATGTACGAACATATGGGATTTCAACTAATTAAAACTATGGAAGATAGCCGTATCGGACTAAATCAATATTGTTTTATCAAATATTCTAATACTTAA
- a CDS encoding pyridoxamine 5'-phosphate oxidase family protein — translation MDFKDCMQFITESQATCTLCTIEGDQPRGRGMVPLWVKDDGIYFTTAASKDLYKQLRANSKVELCFVTLQPIKHLRIMGDVEFVEDSALREKALEERPFLKALGFDTPNNPNFILFRVVNGEAHFWTWGDNLKEADIPRIKF, via the coding sequence ATGGATTTTAAGGATTGTATGCAATTTATTACGGAGAGTCAGGCGACCTGTACCCTATGTACGATTGAGGGAGACCAGCCCCGGGGTAGGGGAATGGTTCCTTTGTGGGTGAAAGATGACGGAATCTATTTTACGACTGCTGCTTCTAAGGATTTGTATAAACAACTGCGTGCCAATTCCAAGGTGGAACTTTGTTTTGTCACCTTGCAGCCCATCAAGCATTTACGGATAATGGGCGATGTGGAGTTTGTTGAGGATTCCGCTTTAAGGGAAAAGGCCCTGGAAGAAAGACCTTTTCTCAAGGCCCTTGGTTTTGATACCCCGAATAATCCGAACTTTATTCTTTTCCGGGTAGTCAACGGGGAAGCCCATTTCTGGACCTGGGGAGACAATCTTAAGGAAGCGGACATACCGAGGATCAAATTCTAG
- a CDS encoding helix-turn-helix domain-containing protein: MENWEKIKAVQRMQEYIDEHLTEPITLHSLARAAGYSPWHSARMFKDLIGKAPFEYIRALRLSQAAVTLKDRDRKIIDVAFDFVFDSHEGFTRAFSKEFGITPKTYSQNKETASLKLFIPGYVRDYYLTKQKGESNMSDHSQLNTVFVQVVERSARKLIFKSGLKATHYFEYCEEVGCAVWEQLSAIKEAIYEPIGMWLPDNLRRPDTSLYAQGVEVPADYTGEIPDGYESMNLSPCKMMVFQGQPFDDSKFGEAIEELWEVMKSYNPEIYGFQWADEDGPRFQLAPMGYRGYIEARPVRELKK; this comes from the coding sequence ATGGAAAACTGGGAAAAAATTAAAGCAGTACAGCGGATGCAGGAGTATATCGATGAACATTTGACCGAACCCATTACCCTGCATTCTCTGGCCCGGGCGGCGGGGTATTCGCCCTGGCATTCAGCCAGAATGTTTAAGGATCTGATCGGAAAAGCACCGTTTGAATACATCCGGGCTTTGAGGTTATCCCAGGCAGCTGTTACACTGAAGGACAGGGATCGGAAAATCATTGATGTTGCTTTCGACTTCGTCTTTGATTCCCATGAAGGATTCACCCGGGCCTTTTCCAAAGAATTCGGAATTACGCCGAAAACGTACAGCCAAAACAAAGAAACGGCATCTCTTAAACTTTTCATACCCGGCTATGTCCGTGATTATTACCTGACGAAACAAAAAGGAGAGAGCAATATGTCTGATCATTCTCAGTTAAACACGGTCTTTGTACAAGTGGTGGAACGTTCCGCCCGGAAACTGATCTTCAAAAGCGGCTTAAAAGCGACCCATTATTTTGAATACTGCGAAGAAGTAGGGTGTGCTGTCTGGGAACAGCTCTCCGCAATTAAAGAAGCCATCTATGAACCCATTGGGATGTGGCTGCCGGACAATTTGCGCCGGCCGGATACGTCGCTTTATGCCCAAGGGGTTGAGGTTCCGGCGGATTATACGGGGGAAATTCCGGATGGTTACGAGAGCATGAACCTGTCGCCGTGCAAGATGATGGTTTTTCAGGGTCAGCCTTTTGATGATTCGAAATTTGGCGAGGCGATCGAAGAATTATGGGAAGTCATGAAAAGTTACAATCCGGAAATCTATGGTTTTCAGTGGGCGGACGAGGACGGCCCGCGATTCCAGCTGGCGCCCATGGGCTACAGAGGGTATATCGAGGCCAGGCCAGTCAGGGAATTGAAAAAATAG
- a CDS encoding AAA family ATPase — protein MERNGLDQDFEVRRLEQVLAIAREQLDCALQKSEENKDAIIAAKLDMWEDTSRSISGLWNMDNFHELVELSQYANPVSERVSDYERDAAKILALKRLLYSPYFARIDFQFEGEELFEPVYIGRSSLQDGLTRDIIVYDWRSPIASVFYRFGPGKAFYESPGGKITGEVHLKRQYEIKNGELQYFFDADIQIIDEFLRELLSRNASPKMKTIVETIQKDQDMVIRDLEMDLLMVQGAAGSGKTSVALHRAAYLMYQGLAAKLASNEIVIISPNTLFEQYIANVLPELGEKNVHSLVFEEIFGKVLQTDSIQSRNQYWEGLLSVGLSGRSIAKSSMAFKGSGVFAEILKRFIQDLPYRWLPFADIYYDGKVVAGRQLLKAKILRGGQEFLLSVRLKQLEASILQIVHELRPSRLEKLKKFIQAKPEHEFEAEEVTRRLSILESAALLKKIRRFTELDCAELYRKLFSDKSYFYHLAEGLELPDCMEEIIDYTRENLQKDDLLYDDALALTFLHLKTFGYTAYRDIKQVVVDEAQDYDPLHFEILHGLFPKAHYTILGDIHQTIGKRVDPARYEQIGKIFARPKSTLVTLDKSFRSTNEILTYSARFLDQSVKLHSFGRSGDVPAVFTAPDRAALTALLLAEIKTCREKGYQSVGLICKTEHDALSLYAQLKDQSDIQLLKGDVQFDLSGVFLIPVYLAKGLEFDAVLICEADQAHYHSADDKNLLYIACTRALHRLNLFYTGEISPFL, from the coding sequence TTGGAACGGAACGGCCTTGATCAAGATTTTGAAGTCAGGCGCCTGGAGCAGGTGCTGGCTATTGCCCGGGAACAATTAGACTGTGCCCTGCAAAAGAGCGAAGAAAATAAAGACGCCATTATTGCGGCTAAATTAGATATGTGGGAAGATACTTCCCGCTCCATCTCCGGCCTTTGGAATATGGATAATTTTCATGAGCTTGTCGAGTTGAGCCAGTACGCCAATCCGGTGTCGGAACGGGTGTCGGATTATGAACGGGATGCCGCTAAGATCCTGGCTTTAAAAAGATTGCTCTATTCCCCCTACTTTGCGCGGATCGATTTTCAGTTCGAGGGCGAGGAACTGTTTGAGCCTGTCTATATCGGGCGGTCTTCGCTTCAAGACGGCCTTACCCGGGATATAATCGTCTATGACTGGAGATCTCCCATCGCCAGTGTCTTTTACCGCTTCGGCCCGGGGAAAGCGTTCTATGAGTCGCCGGGCGGCAAAATAACGGGAGAGGTTCATTTAAAACGCCAATACGAGATCAAAAACGGCGAGCTGCAATATTTCTTCGATGCGGATATCCAGATCATTGACGAATTCCTGCGCGAACTGCTTTCCCGGAATGCTTCCCCTAAAATGAAAACTATCGTCGAAACCATCCAGAAAGACCAGGATATGGTGATCCGCGATCTGGAAATGGATTTGCTGATGGTCCAGGGAGCTGCGGGAAGCGGCAAAACTTCGGTGGCGCTGCACCGCGCGGCTTATCTGATGTATCAGGGGCTGGCGGCCAAGCTGGCTTCCAATGAGATTGTGATTATTTCTCCCAACACGCTGTTTGAACAATACATCGCCAATGTCTTGCCTGAGCTGGGCGAAAAGAATGTCCATTCGCTCGTCTTTGAAGAAATATTCGGCAAGGTTTTGCAGACTGATTCTATCCAAAGCAGGAATCAATATTGGGAAGGCCTGCTCTCCGTAGGCCTTAGCGGCAGGAGTATCGCCAAAAGCAGCATGGCCTTCAAGGGCTCGGGTGTATTCGCTGAAATTTTAAAACGTTTCATTCAGGACTTGCCTTACCGCTGGCTTCCGTTTGCTGATATTTACTATGACGGAAAGGTTGTTGCCGGCCGGCAATTGCTGAAAGCGAAAATCCTGAGGGGCGGTCAGGAATTCCTGCTGAGTGTGCGGTTAAAGCAATTGGAAGCGTCGATTCTGCAAATCGTCCATGAGCTGCGTCCCAGCCGTCTGGAAAAGTTAAAAAAGTTTATTCAGGCCAAGCCCGAGCATGAATTCGAAGCGGAAGAAGTTACCCGGCGGTTATCCATTCTGGAAAGCGCCGCCTTGCTGAAGAAGATACGAAGGTTTACCGAGCTGGATTGTGCGGAGCTTTACCGGAAGCTGTTCAGTGATAAAAGCTATTTTTATCATTTAGCCGAAGGTCTGGAGCTGCCTGATTGTATGGAAGAGATTATTGACTACACCAGGGAAAACCTGCAAAAGGATGATTTGCTCTATGATGACGCCCTGGCCCTTACTTTTCTCCATTTAAAAACATTCGGGTATACCGCTTACCGGGATATCAAGCAGGTTGTGGTCGATGAAGCCCAGGATTATGATCCCCTGCATTTCGAAATACTCCACGGTCTGTTTCCCAAAGCGCATTATACCATCCTGGGCGACATTCATCAGACCATAGGAAAACGTGTTGATCCAGCACGCTATGAACAGATTGGCAAAATATTCGCCAGACCTAAATCGACGCTGGTGACTTTGGACAAAAGCTTTCGCTCCACCAATGAGATCTTGACGTACAGCGCCAGGTTTCTTGACCAAAGCGTTAAGCTCCATAGTTTCGGAAGATCGGGAGATGTGCCTGCCGTGTTTACGGCGCCAGACCGGGCGGCTCTGACTGCTCTCCTGCTTGCGGAAATTAAAACCTGCCGGGAAAAGGGTTACCAATCGGTCGGATTAATCTGTAAAACGGAACACGACGCCCTTTCCTTATATGCGCAGCTCAAGGACCAAAGCGATATTCAGCTGCTAAAAGGTGACGTTCAATTTGATTTAAGCGGTGTATTCCTGATCCCGGTCTATCTGGCCAAAGGCCTGGAATTTGACGCCGTACTCATCTGTGAAGCCGATCAAGCGCATTATCACAGCGCTGATGATAAAAACCTTTTATATATTGCCTGTACGCGGGCGCTGCATAGACTGAACCTGTTTTATACCGGGGAGATCAGCCCGTTTTTATAA
- a CDS encoding DNA alkylation repair protein, whose translation MSGIEQEIQRRLFELQDLKYKEFACKLMPTVNPETVIGVRTPDLRKLAREFAKTPEASEFLQILPHAYYEENNLHGFLIETIKDYETAARAVDAFLPYIDNWATCDLISPKIFKKHLPELYAKIKVWLISNRTYTVRFGMGMLMSFYLDDDFRPEMLDLVAGIRSEEYYVNMMIAWYFATALAKQYEAALPYIQEQRLEKWTHNKAIQKAIESYRISDKAKAYLRTLKIK comes from the coding sequence ATGAGTGGCATAGAACAAGAGATACAGCGCCGGCTATTCGAACTGCAGGATTTGAAATACAAAGAGTTTGCGTGCAAACTTATGCCTACAGTGAACCCGGAAACCGTGATCGGCGTCCGCACACCGGATCTGCGGAAGCTCGCCCGGGAATTTGCCAAAACGCCGGAGGCTTCGGAGTTTCTCCAAATCCTGCCGCACGCCTATTATGAAGAAAATAATCTGCACGGTTTCCTGATTGAAACGATCAAGGATTATGAGACCGCAGCTCGCGCCGTTGACGCCTTTCTGCCGTACATCGACAACTGGGCAACCTGTGATCTGATTTCACCGAAGATATTTAAAAAGCATTTACCAGAGCTCTACGCAAAAATCAAAGTCTGGCTGATATCCAACCGGACCTATACAGTGCGTTTCGGGATGGGAATGCTGATGAGCTTCTATCTCGATGACGATTTCCGGCCGGAGATGCTTGATCTGGTGGCGGGTATCCGGTCGGAGGAATATTATGTCAACATGATGATTGCCTGGTATTTCGCAACAGCATTGGCTAAACAGTACGAAGCGGCTTTACCGTACATTCAGGAACAGCGTCTGGAGAAGTGGACGCATAACAAAGCGATCCAGAAAGCGATTGAGAGCTACCGGATCAGCGACAAAGCAAAGGCGTACCTGCGAACGCTGAAAATAAAATAA
- a CDS encoding GGDEF domain-containing protein, whose product MTTSISTDVLAIIILCFAIYLAKRNIVVNNYKNKIYIFVSLITIILLLLEITTILMELSSNKHLVIPHRIANIIGFSLCPVVPYILLFFNSKREKGIFANRILALPLYFNAFVCISSYKTGWIFFVDAQNQYTRGNLFLLPTIISIFYFVLMVITVIEKSAEFEKNDKIILSLICFIPIIGIIIQILFKEILVIWGSVSISLLIYYIFLRESQFKHDVQTELNNRSAFEKEMDQFLKGDKDAAIVVVDINNLKSINDKYGHKVGDEIIYHAAKIIQESFSGIGKAFRIGGDEFCIICKETSREQVDSALTNLDHFLFAINEKRDIKIVLAYGYSFYIKNENESIYSTFTQADKAMYTHKAKLKGFYGRSVDD is encoded by the coding sequence ATGACAACATCAATCAGTACGGATGTTCTAGCAATCATCATTCTTTGCTTCGCAATATATTTGGCTAAGCGGAACATTGTTGTTAATAATTATAAGAATAAAATTTATATATTTGTGTCATTGATTACAATTATTTTGCTTCTATTAGAAATAACGACTATTTTAATGGAACTATCAAGCAACAAACACCTCGTAATACCTCACCGCATAGCTAACATTATAGGTTTTTCTTTGTGCCCAGTAGTTCCATACATTCTATTATTCTTTAATAGCAAAAGGGAAAAAGGGATTTTCGCTAATCGTATTTTGGCCTTGCCCTTATATTTTAATGCTTTTGTATGCATTTCAAGTTACAAAACAGGCTGGATTTTTTTCGTCGATGCTCAAAATCAATATACACGGGGGAATTTATTTCTACTGCCAACTATAATTAGTATCTTTTATTTCGTATTAATGGTCATTACAGTCATTGAAAAAAGTGCAGAATTTGAAAAGAATGATAAAATTATTTTATCTTTGATCTGTTTTATTCCTATAATTGGGATCATTATTCAAATTTTATTTAAAGAAATACTAGTTATTTGGGGAAGTGTCTCTATTTCTTTACTGATATATTATATTTTTTTACGGGAGTCACAATTTAAACATGATGTTCAAACTGAACTTAATAATCGCTCAGCATTTGAAAAAGAGATGGATCAATTTCTTAAGGGGGATAAAGATGCAGCAATTGTTGTGGTTGACATCAATAACTTAAAAAGTATTAATGATAAATACGGGCATAAAGTCGGAGATGAAATAATTTACCATGCCGCAAAAATCATACAGGAAAGTTTTTCGGGCATTGGTAAAGCATTTCGGATTGGCGGTGATGAATTTTGTATTATTTGCAAGGAGACTTCGAGGGAACAAGTGGATAGCGCCTTAACGAATTTAGATCACTTCTTATTTGCAATTAATGAAAAACGCGACATTAAAATTGTTCTTGCTTATGGATATTCTTTTTATATTAAAAATGAAAATGAAAGTATATATTCTACATTTACTCAAGCTGATAAAGCTATGTATACACACAAGGCAAAATTAAAGGGCTTCTATGGCAGGAGTGTCGATGATTAG